One Triticum dicoccoides isolate Atlit2015 ecotype Zavitan chromosome 4B, WEW_v2.0, whole genome shotgun sequence genomic window carries:
- the LOC119296222 gene encoding vicilin-like seed storage protein At2g28490: MMRRGVATMAPLLMLLLLLSGWSAMGTPRLRERWEEEGEGEWRPEEEAKGGGGGGGAGKGLFLLDKVEKVVESEGGSVHVVRGLPASGVPEAPWQHGGWSAGAGCGACREGLMHIGFITMEPKTLFVPQYIDSNLILFVQRGDVKVGWIHKGGLVEKQLKMGDVLQMDAGSTFYMVNTGKGQRLHIICSIDASDSAGFAPYQSFYLGGGGKQTSVLAGFEPKILVTALNTTYDELARILPVRTGGPFVSYTTESGSGGKEHGQGDVGENGRESEPWRPVGRGDDDDDERGSSSGQSTWTWSWRKLMSRFIGVELNNKSDKTVRAPEPYNLFDHEPSFRNTYGWSISVDKHDYEPLDHSDIGVYLVNLTAGSMMAPHVNPRATEYGVVLAGEGVIQVVFPNGSLAMSAVVRAGDVFWIPRHFPFVQVASRGGPFVFFGFTTSARRNKPQFLTGPTSVFRMMLGPELAAGLGVPENEKELREVVEAQTVAVIEPPLPEKEKGRKEREPFVMKQVARE, from the exons ATGATGCGTCGCGGGGTTGCCACCATGGCGCCGCTGCTCATGCTGCTTCTCCTCCTCTCGGGGTGGTCGGCGATGGGTACGCCGCGTTTACGCGAGAgatgggaggaggagggggagggggagtggCGGCCGGAGGAAGAGGCcaagggcggcggcggaggtggcggggcTGGGAAAGGGCTGTTCTTGCTGGACAAGGTGGAGAAGGTGGTGGAGTCGGAAGGTGGGAGTGTGCACGTCGTACGCGGGCTGCCAGCGTCCGGCGTGCCGGAAGCACCGTGGCAGCATGGTGGGTGGTCCGCGGGCGCGGGGTGCGGAGCTTGCCGAGAGGGGCTCATGCACATCGGCTTCataaccatggagcccaagacgctgTTCGTGCCGCAGTACATAGACTCCAACCTCATACTCTTCGTGCAGCGAG GGGATGTGAAGGTTGGATGGATCCACAAGGGCGGTCTCGTGGAGAAGCAGCTCAAGATGGGCGACGTCCTCCAGATGGACGCCGGCTCCACCTTCTACATGGTCAACACAGGCAAAGGCCAGAGGCTGCACATCATATGCAGTATCGACGCCTCGGATAGCGCAGGCTTCGCACCTTATCAG TCCTTCTATCTTGGTGGGGGAGGGAAACAGACGTCAGTGCTGGCCGGCTTCGAGCCAAAGATTCTTGTCACCGCTCTCAAC ACCACTTACGACGAATTGGCAAGAATCTTACCCGTGCGAACCGGGGGCCCTTTCGTGTCCTACACAACGGAGTCCGGGAGCGGTGGCAAAGAGCATGGACAGGGAGATGTGGGAGAAAATGGAAGGGAGAGCGAGCCATGGAGACCAGTGGGGagaggcgacgacgacgacgacgaacgcggTAGCAGTAGCGGGCAATCCACTTGGACTTGGTCGTGGAGGAAACTGATGAGCAGgttcatcggagtggagctgaacaACAAGTCGGACAAGACTGTGCGCGCGCCGGAGCCTTACAACCTGTTCGATCACGAGCCCAGCTTCCGGAACACCTACGGCTGGAGCATCTCCGTCGACAAGCACGACTACGAGCCCTTGGACCACTCCGACATCGGCGTCTATCTCGTCAACCTCACCGCC GGCTCGATGATGGCGCCACACGTGAACCCGAGGGCGACGGAGTACGGCGTGGTGCTCGCCGGGGAAGGCGTCATCCAGGTGGTCTTCCCGAACGGGTCTCTTGCGATGAGCGCGGTGGTGCGTGCCGGCGACGTGTTCTGGATCCCACGCCACTTCCCGTTCGTCCAGGTGGCGTCACGGGGCGGGCCGTTCGTGTTCTTCGGGTTCACCACGTCGGCGCGGCGGAACAAGCCGCAGTTCCTGACAGGCCCCACCTCTGTCTTCCGCATGATGCTCGGGCCGGAGCTCGCGGCCGGGTTGGGCGTCCCTGAGAATGAGAAGGAATTGAGGGAGGTGGTGGAGGCCCAGACGGTGGCGGTGATCGAGCCGCCGTTGCCGGAGAAGGAGAAGGGGCGGAAGGAGAGGGAACCGTTTGTTATGAAGCAAGTGGCG